One window from the genome of Lathamus discolor isolate bLatDis1 chromosome 8, bLatDis1.hap1, whole genome shotgun sequence encodes:
- the KIF23 gene encoding kinesin-like protein KIF23 isoform X1 has translation MKAARMKTPRRPVPKKPSNPCVKDPVGVYCRVRPLSRPDQECCIEVIDETTVQIHPPEGYRIFRNGEYRETQYSFKEVFGTLVVQKQLFDVVAKPLVEDLIRGKNGLLFTYGVTGSGKTHTMTGSPGDGGLLPRCLDMIFNSIGPFQAKRFVFKLDDKNGVDVQCEVDALLERQKRDAMPIPKTPSGKRQIDPEFADMINVQDHCKVEDVDEDNVYSVFVSYIEIYNNYIYDLLEEAPFEPIKPKWNNCNTPVRNGDFIPPQSKILREDQNHNMYVTGCTEVEVKSTEEAFEVFWRGQKKRRIANTQLNRESSRSHSVFIIKLAQAPLDADGDNVLQEKEQITLSQLSLVDLAGSERTNRTKAEGNRLREAGNINQSLMTLRTCIEVLRENQMYGTNKMVPYRDSKLTHLFKNYFDGEGKVRMIVCVNPKAEDYEESLQVMRFAEMTQEVEVARPADRPICGLTPGRRFRNQAFREELQRKLEMRGGPINEETEEQAVSELLLQNFPPLPSCELLDINDDQTLPKVIEVLEKRHKLRQMLSEEIAKTVHAFKTVLQEFDSSVVSKENYIQGKLSEKEKTIAGQKMELERLEKKIKTLEYKIHILEKTATIYEEDKRNLQQELESKSQQLQRQASDKRRMEARLQGMVTETSVKWEKECERRVAAKQLEMQNKLWVKDEKLKQLKAIVTEPKNEKPERPSRVRDREKPVQRSVSPPPAPPPSNSITQVPNSQRLVSNPRVHRRSNSCSNISVASCVMEWEQKAPSHKPTSGTSNARNRQQEPEQNRDYNISNRRRGMCWTGVTELPRHRDELEIEEDQCHRSAPPVRLRHRRSRSAGERWVDHKPPSNVPTETVMQPQVPHAITVAAASEKALAKCDKYMLTHQELASDGEIETKLIKGDVFKTRGGGQAVQFTEIETLKQESPTGRKRRSSPSNPDPPEDAADSEWTDVETRCSVAVEMRAGSALGPGYQHHAQPKRRKP, from the exons ATGAAGGCAGC TAGAATGAAGACTCCGCGGAGGCCGGTGCCGAAGAAGCCCTCGAACCCCTGCGTGAAGGATCCCGTGGGG GTGTACTGCAGGGTGAGGCCGCTGAGCCGCCCGGACCAGGAGTGCTGCATCgaggtgatcgatgagaccacgGTGCAGATCCACCCGCCCGAGGGATACCGGATATTTCGCAACGGGGAGTACCGGGAG ACACAATATTCTTTTAAAGAGGTGTTTGGCACCCTCGTTGTTCAGAAGCAGCTCTTTGACGTGGTGGCTAAGCCTCTAGTGGAAGACCTCATTCGTGGGAAAAATG GTCTCCTTTTTACGTATGGTGTGACAGGCAGTGGGAAAACGCACACCATGACAGGATCTCCTGGTGATGGAGGACTTCTCCCTCGGTGTTTGGATATGATCTTCAACAGCATAGGACCCTTCCAGGCCAAGCGATTT GTTTTTAAGCTTGATGACAAGAACGGTGTGGATGTTCAGTGTGAAGTAGATGCCCTATTAGAGCGCCAGAAAAGAGATGCCATGCCTATTCCAAAAACTCCATCGGGCAA GCGACAAATCGATCCGGAATTCGCAGATATGATCAATGTGCAGGATCACTGCAAAGTGGAAGATGTTGATGAAGATAATGTCTACAGTGTCTTTGTCTCCTATATCGAGATCTACAACAACTACATATATGACCTCCTGGAGGAAGCTCCCTTTGAGCCTATAAAACCAAA GTGGAACAATTGCAACACTCCTGTGCGAAATGGTGACTTTAT ACCTCCACAGTCCAAAATACTTCGTGAGGACCAGAATCACAACATGTATGTCACAGGATGCACAGAAGTAGAGGTGAAATCTACAGAAGAAGCTTTTGAAGTGTTTTGGCGAG GTCAAAAGAAGAGGCGGATTGCAAACACTCAGCTGAATCGAGAATCCAGTCGCTCTCACAGTGTTTTCATTATAAAGTTGGCTCAGGCACCGCTGGATGCAGATGGAGACAATGTGCTGCAG GAGAAAGAGCAGATCACTTTAAGCCAGCTGTCTTTAGTTGATCTGGCTGGAAGTGAAAGAACTAATAGAACAAAAGCTGAAGGGAACAGGTTGCGAGAAGCAG gTAATATTAATCAGTCACTGATGACATTAAGAACATGTATTGAAGTCCTGCGGGAAAACCAGATGTATGGAACAAATAAG ATGGTTCCATACAGAGATTCCAAACTGACTCATCTCTTCAAGAACTATTTTGATGGTGAAGGGAAAGTGCGTATGATTGTGTGCGTTAACCCTAAAGCTGAGGACTATGAAGAAAGCCTG CAAGTGATGCGCTTTGCAGAGATGACACAGGAGGTTGAAGTGGCAAGACCTGCTGACAGACCCATCTGCGGCCTGACACCGGGCCGGCGCTTCAGGAATCAGGCCTTCAGAGAGGAGCTCCAACGGAAGCTGGAGATGAGGGGAGGGCCAATAAATGAAG agacagaagagcaagCTGTTTCAGAACTGCTTTTGCAGAACTTTCCTCCCTTGCCTTCATGTGAGCTATTGGATATTAATGATGATCAAACACTTCCAAAGGTGATTGAAGTCCTGGAAAAACGCCATAAACTACGACAAATGTTGTCAGAGGAGATTGCCAAAACTG TGCATGCATTTAAAACAGTGCTGCAAGAATTTGACTCCAGTGTTGTGTCCAAGGAAAACTATATTCAAGGAAAACtgtctgaaaaagagaaaaccataGCAGGGCAGAAAATGGAGCTGGAAcgcctggagaagaaaataaaaactttggAATACAAG ATTCATATCTTGGAGAAAACTGCAACAATTTATGAAGAAGACAAGCGTAATCTTCAGCAAGAGCTGGAAAGCAAGAGCCAGCAACTGCAACGTCAGGCTTCGGACAAGCGCAGGATGGAGGCACGATTGCAAGGCATGGTGACGGAAACCAGTGTGAAATGGGAGAAGGAGTGT GAGCGTCGTGTGGCAGCAAAACAGCTGGAAATGCAGAACAAACTTTGGGTTAAAGATGAAAAACTGAAGCAGCTGAAGGCCATTGTTACTGAACCAAAAAATGAGAAGCCAGAGAGGCCTTCACGAGTGAGAGACCGAGAGAAGCCTGTTCAGAGATCAGTGTCTCCTCCACCAGCACCT CCTCCTAGTAACTCTATTACTCAAGTCCCTAACAGCCAGCGGCTCGTGAGCAACCCTCGGGTGCACAGACGTTCTAACTCTTGTAGCAACATTTCTGTGGCATCCTGTGTTATGGAATGGGAGCAGAAAGCCCCTTCGCACAAACCTACCAGTGGTACTTCTAATGCAAGGAATAGACAACAAGAACCAGAACAAAATAGAGACTATAACATCTCAAACAGAAGGAGAGGGATGTGCTGGACTGGAGTCACTGAGCTTCCCAGGCATAGAGATGAGCTAGAAATAGAAGAGGATCAATGCCACAGG AGCGCACCTCCAGTTCGGCTCAGACACAGACGGTCCCGCTCAGCTGGGGAGAGATGGGTGGATCATAAACCACCTTCTAATGTGCCCACTGAGACGGTCATGCAGCCTCAAGTGCCTCATGCCATCACGGTGGCAGCTGCAAGTGAAAAGGCGCTAGCTAAGTGTGACAAGTACATGCTGACGCACCAGGAGCTAGCCTCTGATGGGGAGATTGAAACTAAGCTCATTAAG GGTGATGTTTTCAAAACCAGAGGTGGTGGACAGGCTGTGCAGTTCACTGAGATAGAGACTCTGAAGCAGGAATCTCCAACTGG TCGAAAACGAAGATCATCACCTTCCAATCCTGACCCGCCTGAGGATGCTGCAGACTCGGAATGGACTGATGTGGAAACCAGA TGCTCTGTGGCAGTGGAGATGAGGGCAGGATCAGCTCTCGGACCTGGATATCAGCATCATGCTCAGCCCAA gcGAAGAAAACCATGA